Within Crassostrea angulata isolate pt1a10 chromosome 2, ASM2561291v2, whole genome shotgun sequence, the genomic segment AATACATCAGCATCGTttcaatttatacatataaatggTATGTAACGCCAAATtaaacaattcatgtttttattatcttttctattcattttgctagcaaaagtaacaaaaataaatgtgtacAAGTTTGCAAGTATCAACTGCTATTGGATGGCCAACTTTCGCAACTAGgtcaaaatattataatatatgtatatatatctcaCAATCAATAGATTAGTTCATTCGTACATGTTCCTGTAGGGTACCTctggtttttgggagttgattttaatcaactctcctatgcagttactcggacaaaccgaaagtgaaacagtttggacctcagcacaaatcattgtgCTGACAAGAcctagttcttgaaaataattgataaattcgatgtaatgaacgctaaagcattgttttttcaaggaaacgtatttataaataccttgaaaatagccagattttaaatagtacgaacaatttcaatattttttgtggtcgtttgtattcctacgccaatatGGTATCGTTCAGCTCGACGCTCGGCtttctccgtaaatccttgtcggagatttacggtgtcagccgagcgtttggttgaacgagactagagttgaatattgcttggatccatacagtTTTCGAaacatatttctattactgatacatagtttgattgaattattttatctttaaatatcatttaacatgattcatatgggggtttcttgacattcttgtcgaaaaagtccaaaaattcatattataaatttgtgcgtaattcaaattagaaactacatgtacttgtcatgcaaaataacatatcattgattttaaaataaatgaacatcagacaaaatcaactcccgtcagttcttcaggactttgttattttatttatatcctTTTCGGTGCCAAAATTTTGTCACTTCAGGTATTGGTCGGTAATGGACTATACTCGGGctgttatttttgtttactaTGAAACCATTTATATTGCAGTCAGATGCAGGTGTTGGTGCAGTGTTGTTGCAAGAGGAAGATGGAGTGAAGAAACCTGTTTTCTACGCAAGTCAGAAGCTGAAGTCATAACAGTTGTCCTACTCTACGATCGAGAAAGTCGCAGCTATCCGGAAGGTTACAACACCTACCACTACGAAACAGGTTACGTCATTCTTGGGACTTGTTGGTTTTTATAGAAGACTTATCCCTAACATTTCAGCTATTTCAGCGCCGCTGACAGATTTGACACGGAAAGGACAGTCTGTATCTGGGGGCACCAGCAGGAAACGCGTTCACGTTGCTGAAGTACGCACTAATAGTAACACCTATGTTAAAATTACCCGATATGAGTAAACCATTTATAATGATTGTAAATACTTATTGATGTTCTTTAATGAGTGACTGATTGGACACACGACGGCTGTATTCTCCTTAAATTATGAATGTTCCTATTCGCGcgattttgttgttttgttttatacaatgaaatattaacctgaacattttaaaatctattaGTGTCACTTGCGATCTTTAATAATTTTGGAGTCAAGTTCCTAAATTTGGAACTGTCCATGAAGCACATAGTTATAGattgatataattatacttCAGTTCTGTCATTAGTTTAAGAGTTTCAAAATTAGTTTCAAAACTATCACTACACAGCTTATTGAAAAGATGTTACCATATTGCCTATCTTTCTTCATTGGTTAGACAGAATTAAAGGATGTTTTTTATCGGCAAAACTTACAGGTATGAATGAAACAAAAAGAATCAAGAACTCTTCTAAAAGTAGATACCAATATCCGTAGATTTGTTCGTTTGATATACGAAATTAAATATACCTGTAAATGAAtagataataatatttataataaggTGATATACTCAAAGAATCATTGGTCACAAACTGACCTCCATTTGTTCTTTAAACTTTCATAATCATTCAATTTCGATCCCGATAAATTGGATGCACACGCATTTCGATAAAATCGTAATATACAGGCATGTTATCTGTATATATAACGTCACTTTTATCATTTTGTGTGCTATGGTATGTAACGACATTAGCACCAGACAACATGTTAAATATATCTGTAAGTAATTAATAAGGTAAAAGGTGTATTCAAAATTAGTCTGTGTctttagacattttttttaatatttgctaATACGAGGTTTGGTCAGTCAGCAGAGGATTCTAACTCCTCCATGGCAACTGACCCTACCTATAGTTATTTTAGGTGTCTGCTTGCTCTGCTCTTGTTTTGTATTGGTCCTTTCGACTTTCGATTTGGAACACTGTTCATTATCAGCACACGTCTTATAATGATTGATTAATTCCTAGTCCTCTAATTGGCTGATATTATGatgataaaattaattgaaacgATAAAAAACTTATATCCGCCTCCACTTGACTTACGAGGTAAATATACCATTAGATTTTCTCTAAAGTTGACCAACATAGATTTTCAAAAACGAaaggttattttcatttctattatataaagaaattacGCGTTTTGTCTGTGTTTAATTTTGACTTCAACCCTATACTTAATACAGGTTTCACTACTAACATCATTGAATTTCTCTAaatatatttaaccaaaaaaaatgcaACCATAGATACAGGTAATGAACGAGCTTTTGTAAAACTTCCCGTGAGCATTTCTTAGAGCAACACTTACTATGCACTTTAATGCCCTCCCCCGCCCCCAAAAAAAGGTAACAGTGTTTGTTTAtgtcgaagttacacatgtgatTGAAAACAAGCTCATGCGATTTCACGCTACTCTGGCAACAACACGCATCGATATTTCAAAACACCCCGATTTATTACAATAGCAGAACAGCAGACATCTTACCATTTTTATTCGTCAAAAATCAGTCTCTGTCCTAGGCGCAACAATTCCAAGGGAAATTTGGGATTTTAATTCGCCTCAGTCATGTTTTGACACCTTAACATTTTCCTCGCAAGATTACATTTAGTTTGAAATGACAGTAACAATTTGTCATTGAGTCAtaattgaaatcattttttgcaattttcttcGATCGGTACGATGCATTAATGTACGTAGCTACCCTCGAAGTACAATATTTTTTCGACCTCCGGGCTTAGTGAACAATATTCTTTTCAGGCTCATGTGCATGTACATAGTCAtgttatagcattgaatgatttatttttaacgtcgtcgtgtcaataactgccgtcaggtgagcagacaaattgaataacgcgttatgataatttgtttattcacctgacggcagttattgacacaacgacttcaaaaatattcatttaatgcttatatttacattcccttactgaagaaatcaattgttaacttaaataaatcgatataaagtgcagatcacgaTGGGAGTAAATAAGTAACAGCATGAacatctgttttgtaaaaccggtgtaaactggttttcacatagactgttgagatgagatcgttgagcatgaaaatataatccatgatataTAACTCtggaaatgttgcttttaacaataaagtcaacttttttgttgaataattataaaacatggtgttttgacaacattcatgaaatacattttttaaccgataacatagatATCACTGTTTGAAAACTACTTCTGTAAtttactcgtaaattcatacgcagtaaATAGGTGTTgtatttagaggcatttaaacatcacggaatttaatggacaaacacagtagaatgtaattATAAAcctataaaaatagaaatagttctgaatagcaataaaaaataaataaataaaaaaaataaaaacagaaaaaagaacGAAGGACGTAAAATCAACACCCAAGTTCAAAGTAAAGAtattgagaatattttttttttgtctgatATATAGAGAATAGAGCAGGATGTCTGAACTATTCACCATTTTGTCAGATatggttcatttttttttttttgattttctttttttttaacaaattgtaaaaaagttaaaatatggaattaaattTATGGAATTATGGAACGCACACATCATTATATTCAATTGATATATAATAATCTCAATGAACAATAACAATGCAGCATATGAATAAACGACTTTATTATATTTCAGAACTCATACACATATACCGTTGTTATCCTTTTTTATGAAAGCGAATATTCAAACATCTTTTTTGACATACATTATTTATTGATTACTGTTATGAAAAAATTAGCACAGTTTTAGTTCTATGATATTATTcgttattttcaaaatacaaaacagttaTATGCATTATTAACATGAACAATACATCAATTAATATTCTAATTGatctgtagtttttttttaaactaaatcaCAAATATCAGTTAATATTCGTTGCAAGAAAGTTGTGTGAAACATAatctaaaaatatcattaatatttgatttattaatcaaaaatctccaaatcaatttcaaaattacatgactttttttgtatatttgctGAAATGATCATTATTCTTCAATTTCCttccattttcaatttttttaagggCAAATGTCTTGAAAAAACTTTCGATTGTGTTAAAGAATAAGTTCTAAACTACACCTGTCATCTCCTGGATTGTAAAATATGGGTCCGTGTTCCTGGACCATCCGAACTCAGTGTAACTATTCACAGTATGATTGCTTCCAGTAACACATGAGTTGGCTGAATTGGCTTCATTCCTTAATTCTATTGCATCCAATAATGGAAGGTTCCTTCTCATTGAAAttctaaaagtattttttttttaaatatatttcgtTTTTAATTGATGTCAAATGAATAAATTGTAAGTAtttagatgaaataaaattccCAGTTTTTGATATCGTATTTCACCTTGTCTGTACAATATAGAAAATAAGTACAACGATGATTAATATCGAGACACTGAGGCCACCGAGCAGACCTTGTAGTACAGGAGTCTGGCTTTTAACTTCGGCATCAGTTGATGATGCTAtaacaaatattgaataaaatgtcgatttcaaataaaatgtaaaatcttacatcagATAAACACACCATGACATTCGTACAATTAATACCAAAATCTCACAAACTTGAAAAATAAAGCTGGTTTGaagttctttttttcaaatttgcttttattgttgttttttgttttctttaaaatcaaggTTAGATTAAATGGTgtagataaatatatacaaaatcaaaCTTATTTGGGAAGATATATTTTAACttcatgaagaaaaatataaatgtatgcaatgtattaggataaatttgGATGAATAGATGAGATTATTTAAGATAGCAATGCAATAGCATGAACATTGTATAACATATTTAActaatcattaaacattttgatcATATAAATGCACCATTCATTTTGGATATTAATAATCAATACTTAATATACAAGTTTATGGCTTTAAGATCGAACATTGCTTATTTTTACTTATCATCAAACCCATTTTATAAGCAACGTAACTTTTTGAAAATGGTTTATATTTCTAGATCAATCGAACTAGCTATATGAGCCAGACGACAAATTACCTTTCATGTACAGATAAATCATGTATTCGGAAATATGCGATAGATAATGtcgtttttgttttgattttaaaagcgTACACTGTACACATTGCTTAGTAGTGTATCGCATGCGTTGAGCAAGAATACCTGAAATTATAACTAGTAAATAGATCTGTTAAACTGCTAAAGTTGTCTTGGAATGATAGTTTGTAGTAATacaacatgcatgtatttaaatatgaatggcattaagaaaatataaatgcatATAAGAATTTACCTCGTTCACACGTGTCACCATGGTAACCAAGTTTACAGGCCAAACAGACACAATCAACTTTGTCCAAGACATCGCAATGCGTTATTTGTAAAGGACAGCCTACAACATACCTCTACAGATTTTTATTACagatacttttaaaattattgatcaTAACTTTACCctcattttttttgttgatttattttttatatttgcataataatCGTATTATGTGAATATGTACTTTCGACTTAGAAATCGTTTTCTAACGAACGAAAAACAACATTTAACATGGGTTTGTATGCGgtgattttaactttaaaaaaatgtatacagtatgaaataaaattaatagtttTACAAAGGCGttaattgtagaaaaaaaaattaaaaatagatagacagtattatttttacattaGATCACCAATCacaatttttcatgtttttaagaACCCAACGCTTTTCTAATGTAAAGTATAATTCAGAATTATTGTACTAatctaattgttttttttttttcgttggaGGAAAAGTGTACACTTTTGATCAGTTTTAAATGCTTAGATGCTTAAGAACATCTCTGAAATCCTTCTtttaataagtacatgtatatacccagaatatttaatatcaaatgcTTTGGTTAATAAAGAAGCAATTAGTTTTTCTGCTTACGCAAaagcttattttttttctttcaactaTATTTGATctcaaatatgaaaataatacataatCATTATACTCATATATCGATAAATGACAAAATggtatatttattaaatcacTGCTAGTCATGTACTgagaattgaaaataaaaacgaGGAAAAAcactttagttttttttataaggaCTTGCGTTACAACAGTTAGCATTTCTTACCATACACCTCGACTTCACATAAATCATTTTCAGCATCTGAATTATAATCGCTAGGATAGGAAACCCCTTTCAGTCTCTCGTTGTAATAGATGACATATTGTCCCAAAACATAACACATCGTGCTAAAAACAGCAGGTATAGTGCTTCTGTTAAAGTGATCATCCTTGAAACACAATTTTCCTTGTAATCTATCTGAAGTGTTGGAAACATACAGTGAAAATCCTAGAACAGAAGCTGTTGCGTTGTTTCTGTTATCTGAAAATGATACAGTCcattacaaaaattgataagaTAAGCAGTACCAAAgtaattattcatttcaaaCTCCCTACAaggatgaatttttttaatatatacttGATTTTACTTTACATTTTTGTGATTATGGACTGATTACCACGTACAATTGTTCCTCCTAATTATCACTAATCTCTAACAATgtgcttttttatttcatagcaATAACATGTAACATCATAAATACGCAGGTTTGACACAACCGCCGAGTTTGTATATTCCCTCTATCATTTAAAATCCATTCTGACACCTATGGCAGTTTTTATTAGTATGAAGCAAAAGACTATTATATTATAATGTTTATTGTTGATATATAAACATAAGCATAAGAAAATCTGTAACTTAAAGAAGGTTTATCAACTGTTTACGTGTGTTTTCTAAAGGTTTATGCAGGCATTATGAgactaatatttttaaagttcgTATACTTTACCCCAAATGTCATTATTTGTCTTGAAATACACAGTGATGTGGTGGATGATGTGGAGACTGCCGAGGTTTACCCACCAGGCGGCGATTTCTTTTCCAAGAGCTGATACAGCACATTGACCTCCATTCCAATGTAAGTTAGACTTGAGTCCATCTACTGCATTACTTGCGTCGAAGGTTTTATTTGTTCCGTCATACGGATTCAGTTGGAATGCACGTTTGTGTAAAGCAACATTTTCTGCAAGTTGAATCTCACAAGTTATGATTAAGTTCATTAAGTGATAAAAGTAAACACTGAGTATGCTGTGTCATATGATTCGTATTTAAATGGACGCAAATTCATGGAATAATGCATctacaatttttcatttcatttatagaTTACAGGGCACGCGAAAAAGAGATAAGGACAATGCAATAAAAATTAACGATATTTCTTCAGTTCATAATATAGATAGCTgttaacaaattgaaataaaaaatatggttcaaATTTACCACTATAAGCTCGAACATGTGATTGAAAACAATCATTCCGTTAAAAGGTCCGAAGGTTTTAATtagataattaaaatatgaatgctCATATTGTTATGTAAATTGGATCTGAAACCAGTCGATAATCAAACCTCAAATTGCAAATTGTAAGACAGTTTATGTGCAAAATTAATAAGGATACAATGTTTTAGTATGATGGCATAGGCTAGAAACATATATGGATCTTATTGAAATTGTCCAAAAAGATGCCGTCGCCGGAAGTCTTGGAGAAACGGTTTGTAATGACAGGATAAATTAAAATCGGGAAAACCCGATACAAACTGTTAAACGCAAGATAATGCCAAAACTCTAAATTGCATTTGCgcaattgtattttaatatgcTAGATTTTTGGTATGATACATCATTTATCTTTGCATCAAActgcccctcccccccccccccccccccaaaaaaaaaaccccactaatCAGTCAATATTTGGTTGAAAGTTCTAGTAACATGATctgacattcaatgtttttctgTACTGTTATTGAATAGATGAACAGTGAAAGAATTAAAGCATCAACGAACAAACATAATTCTCCAacaattgtgagcaaatctaaAGTTGTTTTAGAAAATCAGAGTTAATATTGGgactaaaaattgaaaaaaaaataaaaggtatCATAACAAACATAGTGTACTGGAAACGTCTTAGCGTTAGGCTTTACCGTGCTCTGTTATGAAATAATATACTCTTTTCAAAGCGGGTAACAGTaattcctccccccccccaaaaaaaaattacatcaccTCTGAATAATATGGAGTCAAAATCATGCAAATAATTTTCTAGTTTATTGATATCAGATATATCTtgataatatgatttttatagaattttaaatACTGTCATTGTAGCATGCTGTGTTTTATTGGAACTTGGAAATGAAgcttaattacaaaaataaattttcttaagAATAAAATACAATGACTATCATTTTGACACGATTAATGTACATTAAAGaggatataaatttatatagcAAATAACCTACCATAAGATTGAGATGCACCCAAGAGGCAAAACCACAAAATGAAGACATTGATATGCCAAATCGATTGTCCGTATGGAATAAACATTGCATGAAATTTACCAACTTATTTAGTCAAACCGTACCGGAATCGTTTTATATAGAGATGTTGACGGCTTAACCGATCATGTGATGGAGAAgctacttgtacatgtatttcgtaaaaaaaaaaactgacagattattttttttaaggtttgccccccccaaaaaaaaaaatagcccccccccccccttctaagataaaatatattcaaagtaaatgatACTTGTcgaatgaacaaaataaataacataaatcAATGTTATAACTGTGTTATTTCAGAACCAACTTTTTATCTCCTAAAATACAAGaggaaacatgaaaaataatttgaggAAACTGAAACTAATTTGAAAAGaagtatatttaatataatttatattgacATAGCGAAATCGTCTACTTACCtgcatttatattaattaaatatgtgCTTACTTTtaataatacattgtatttatctATTTTCAAAAGATATCACTCGTACAATTTCAACTTTAAAGAAATCAAGCCCTGCTCTGACAAACTTCCCTCAAGTCAATACGCAGCCACGAAAGTATTGAACTCAAATGTATGCACTTCTCGTCAAAGTATTTGAGCGATTTCTTAACAACATATATGCAAAGACAATACAAACTATTAATTTTTCCTATTAAAACAGCTTGTGTTACCTTCTTGAAttgctttcatttttaaaaattacactttttatgtaaaaaaaaacccaaacaaactgAAGTTagtatatattgaaaataaaatatttaaaaatgcctACAAAACATACGTTTCATCGTAAAATATGATCAGTTTGCACTAATGATTCTGTCTTTGATATACTTCAATTACAAAGCCATTTAAATTACTAACTCTTGATAACAGATTCAACTTCATTTATAAAGAACTGCTAATGTTAATATCACTGCCAATGTCATGTGTTTTTGTTTGcttgtgttttctttttattttaacataattcatttaagcatcgaatgcttatttttggatgtcgtcggtcctatgatACACCCAACTATTTGCGTAAACTATTGTGTATCGCCGCTATAAAGCCATTATTTGTGCTCTGAgtagggatatgaaacatacatggagcagccatattaacatgttatttaattAGCATCCGCGACAAATAAATAGTACCAGAAACTTTGTggagaaaaattgtttttattaaggACTAGATCTATATcaataattgtttttcaaaagtacgAATCAAAGTGGTTATGTAATattgaaagtttcatttaaccttacaaaaataaatatactcaaaacacgtgaaGACGTTTGTATCTGAGCTCATGGCGCATAAATTGGCAAATTGTATTCATAGACAACgttttccaatgcaaacatagagggaaaatatacactgaatgtaattatctaaatatatatcgTACAGGAAGGGCATGCCATATGAAAAGCtttgtaagataaaaaaaatgataaggaAGTAGTATAAAATACATGTTGGAACACGGAAACTGAAAATAACCACGACAGGAATTATATCCATCAGTAACATGGCGATAAGGACACATAAGTTAAAAAGTACTATTAATATGCTTTGACTGATAACACAAAAAGGTGATTTTCCAGGACCTCAACGACCTTTTCTTCCTGATATCAGTCTATTCCTTGCTCAAAATTTTATCTGAAATGTATACTTTTATGtcataaagaataaagaacCGTTCGATACTGTTCAAAAAACATAGAAAATTGACTTAAAGAGATACAGGTTTTGTTAAATGGATTAAAGAAAATCAACGATCATACTAattcatatttttggtaattttacactggttttgtttttgaataaatgttgCTATTGTTAACGATACAATCATGaaagataaaatacaaaatctaGATGACTTACTCATTACTGTAATTGGCAATTAAAGTTTAGCAGATTCCGTGATCAGGAagattatatcaaatataatttgtaCATGTTCATCAGATATATTGTTCTCCTATACTATAAATAGTATTTAATTCCTACTTATTACGTACAAATTGCATGGTgatccatttatttttttcagttatgATTCATTAGCTGCCATAACTttgaatgtataaaataaatggTATAATGTCacaatgcaaaaaaaagttattttttagaaCATATTTCAGGTCTTCCgttacaacggaagaccttatagtgattgtaatgttgttttctttcttccccccccctttttttgtcgGCAGactttctcagagatggcttgatagatctccctgaaattttcagggataatagagaatgataatatctcgagattattttttgattttcaaaatttatttccgatcgtccgtttcctgtcccgcgtcaaAAAACCTTGTTCCCTCGAGATCTCAGAATCGGCAAGCACTTggacatccaaactttgtgggatgatagacctatagctgtacatgtgtttaaactattttgttttgttcgtcgtaacttccggtcgtcaccgggtgcacttgaaaaataatcatttttacgcattaaattctattcccatataacaaatatataagtataaatctatacagaggttatctatgcgatgttatatcaacaaaaaaattcttcttccggtgagatatctcaattatctcatgtagcttttttaaaactcattttgtacccacgagatctcagaaactaaaatGATCAAAGCACGAAACTTTCACGTTGCTTTTTGGCTTAATTtcacaattcaaaatataatttctacGTCGTCCGATACCTCTCTGACCCGTATGCTCAATCCTTCATGGCTTAATCACATAAGTTCCTTACGATGTTCATGAATACATTGACACGCGTATGTTACATTTATGATTTTACATATTGAAGTCTTGGTCAGACTTCTATTACTCTTCCTTTGACATAGttgaagaagaaaaatcaaaatgaacatataggTAAAGCAACCACATCCCTGAGAATTTACCATAAATGCACATCAAACTCATTTGTATTTACATGGAAGGAAGTAAAGGAGCATTTATAAAGTGGAAGAAGTATGTTTTAACACTACTTTGTAATGTTGTATTACATGTTATCTAAGTGTTTGACAGTAAATAATCAGTTCtagtttaatttgtttgatttgaGTTGTTCAATTGTATAAGTGATTTATGATTCAAATCAAAGGGACAAGAAACCATATGTTAATTgtaaagattgaaaaaaatgtagcTAATCTGGCAATCCACTTGCTATGTAAATCATTGATAATCCGTTATTTTATGAACAAGAAAAATGATTTGCATCTTCGCAATGATTAAGCGAAGTGCAGCCCAAGAATGTTGAAAACGTATATGCAGCTTTAGGCGCTATTCTGCATTAtctgttgtaaataaatgtttacattaagTCAATGTTAAATGattaaagcattaaaaatatgatatgtcaataaatttgtaacctgtttttaatttaatgaacTGTGGGTCATATAAGCATGTGTATTACCTGTTCCTGTTACTTATCTGATTTGTACCATGTGCCATCAACAGAACGAATCCATCCATCTTTCTACAGTTGTATTATTCGCCCAGCCCATGATCTTCATCCTCTTTCCTCTCCTTTtcgaatgttttttttttctgtttatgcTCTTCCTCTCTTTCTTCTGCCTTTCAGGTATGTAGTAAATGGACTATGTAATAATTATTGTTGTGTTTTCTTCTAACGTTAATGCCCATGAATTTCCATCGTATGAATATTTAACTGGTCTCAATGGCCTTATGTTTGATATTCGTAGTAATTGTGTGTTATAATCTTATCTTGCTATCTGATTTTGAGAATTCGTCT encodes:
- the LOC128172431 gene encoding uncharacterized protein LOC128172431, with protein sequence MFIPYGQSIWHINVFILWFCLLGASQSYENVALHKRAFQLNPYDGTNKTFDASNAVDGLKSNLHWNGGQCAVSALGKEIAAWWVNLGSLHIIHHITVYFKTNNDIWDNRNNATASVLGFSLYVSNTSDRLQGKLCFKDDHFNRSTIPAVFSTMCYVLGQYVIYYNERLKGVSYPSDYNSDAENDLCEVEVYGCPLQITHCDVLDKVDCVCLACKLGYHGDTCERASSTDAEVKSQTPVLQGLLGGLSVSILIIVVLIFYIVQTRISMRRNLPLLDAIELRNEANSANSCVTGSNHTVNSYTEFGWSRNTDPYFTIQEMTGVV